A genomic region of Echeneis naucrates chromosome 24, fEcheNa1.1, whole genome shotgun sequence contains the following coding sequences:
- the slc25a47a gene encoding solute carrier family 25 member 47-A, with the protein MHIADFLSGSFAGACGVVVGYPLDTVKVRIQTQKQFTGLWQCAAATLSKEGVQGFFKGMSLPVTTISMTSSVVFGTYRNCLQCLSQMHDAGSGRNTKLEVFLSGMAGGIAQISVMSPGDIVKVRLQCQTESRQGGNNLLKPKYYGPVHCLLTIIKEEGVLGLYKGALPLMLRDGPSYATYFLTYTTICEWLKDSGKKRPDWSVVMLAGGIAGMAGWTVGTPMDVIKARLQMDGARETKRYKGFFHCITETVRLEGASVFYRSLGINCLRAFPVNMVVFATYELLTTVLKAGPDSMDPPRLGLE; encoded by the exons ATGCATATCGCCGATTTTCTGTCGGGATCGTTTGCAG GGGCTTGTGGAGTGGTGGTGGGATACCCTCTGGACACAGTGAAG GTCCGGATCCAAACCCAGAAGCAGTTTACAGGATTATGGCAGTGTGCTGCAGCAACACTTTCAAAAGAAGGA GTGCAGGGCTTCTTCAAGGGAATGTCTTTACCTGTTACCACAATCTCTATGACCTCCTCAGTGGTGTTTGGCACATACAGGAACTGCCTGCAGTGCCTGAGTCAGATGCATGATGCTGGCTCTGGTCGAAACACCAAACTAGAAGTCTTCCTGTCTGGCATGGCAGGTGGTATAGCTCAG ATATCGGTGATGTCTCCAGGTGACATAGTTAAAGTACGTCTGCAGTGTCAGACAGAGTCCAGGCAAGGAGGAAACAACCTACTCAAACCTAAGTACTATGGTCCAGTTCACTGTCTGCTGACTATCATCAAGGAGGAGGGTGTCCTGGGACTCTACAAAGGAGCTCTTCCACTGATGCTAAGAGATGGGCCATCTTACGCCACATATTTTTTGACTTATACAACCATCTGTGAATGGCTAAAagacagtggcaagaaaagaCCAG ATTGGAGTGTTGTGATGCTGGCCGGTGGAATCGCAGGAATGGCAGGTTGGACAGTGGGAACACCGATGGATGTGATCAAAGCCCGTCTGCAGATGGATGGAGCTCGGGAGACAAAACGATATAAAGGTTTTTTTCACTGCATTACAGAGACTGTGCGATTGGAAGGGGCCAGTGTTTTCTACAGGAGCTTAGGCATCAATTGTCTACGCGCATTTCCTGTTAACATGGTAGTGTTTGCTACATATGAACTTCTTACCACTGTTCTCAAAGCTGGGCCAGACAGCATGGACCCGCCTCGGTTAGGGCTCGAATAA